Part of the Nicotiana sylvestris chromosome 2, ASM39365v2, whole genome shotgun sequence genome, CTCTTGGTCATCTCCATGGCATGCAGGATCAAAACATAAGTTGAGAAGGACACACTTAAACAAAGCAGCGTCAACACCCCTAGAGCCAAAGCTGGTCTAGTCTCCATTAAACACAACTGTAGCAACCCTATAGCTTCACAAACGTCCTCGTTGTAATGCGCAAAGTACTTCTTCTCCCATCCCATCCAATTTGAAGGTGGTCCTATTTTGCCAGCTTCTAGCAATTTCATCTCTTTAACACGTATTCGAAGGACAATCATGTTTTCATCCACAAGCTTGCTTTCACCGTGATTATGTTCGAATCTTGCATTCGCCACTTGCCTCCGCGTCTTTAATTTCATACACGTTGAGCTTGAAGGAGGATTTATCCACAAAGAGTGACTTGAACTTAGAAGCCTAGAACAAGAGATCAATGAATTCATTTCCAATTACTCTCGGAGAAACAAAAATTAAGTTTTGTGTACTGCTTGAAATTGAGGCGTAGTTGTTATTGTTACTGGAAAGATATAGCAATTGTAAGTGTTGATGAAATCTTGTGATTTGTATATGGAGGGTGTGTATAATGGATTATGAAGTATATATAGAGGGCGAGGAACAAGGTGTTGTGTTACGCATGGAAATTACAAGAGAAGGTTCCAAAACTGCGACGTCGGCGCAATGCGCGTAGCCGCAAGAAAGGGACGGCAACAGGAACTTCATAGATAATTAAGGAGAAAGTGATGTGATTCTTTTGTTTTGCCCCAAGTCTGTCTTGTAACTCAAGGTTGGGAAACTGCGGTTTGATTTGTTTGTTTACAGTGAAAGCTGCATAGGGTTTTAAATATTATTAATGCAATGTaagtttgaaattagtattagtTATCATTTAATCACGTACATTTATTAATGATTGTGTAAATATTTTTACATTTGATTGCTTGTTATACATGCAAGTATGCAACTATGCAAGGTTAAGTTGATGAAAACAGAGACGATAAAAGCAAAGATGATTTGTAGTGGGAGAAAGTTGCTTTAGAGGGTGAAGTCAAATAAGCCCAAATCTTTGCGAAGGCTGAACGTGATGAATACAATACACCAATAGTGGGTTTACCAGGAAAAGAAGAGAAATGAATCGGGCAAATACATTTTTGTCAAAGTATAATTGAGGAAAGTGTTTATTATATTTGGTCGGAAGAAAATTAAACAAGAAAACTTTCCTATTCTTTTTCTTGTCCTGTTTTCTTGGTCGCAACACCCTaataaaaatttaatatataGAAGAACTTCTATTCTAGATTTAAGGACTTTGACTCTTGGAGAGATTAAAATGCGAATGATGCTTATGATCTTGCGGACAATTGTGTCATGCTTATTTTACGAGACTGAAATTTTCATTCTCACTAGTTACATGCATTGAAACTCGATCGTTTTGTTAAACTTTTTTTATCTCTTGTATTTTTCTATCCCCTCTTTCTTCTGgaattatttctttttttaaacGTGTAGAGTACTTTCGTTGTAATTGAATTTGTATAATAATACTATATAGGGTTCTTCTGGATAAAATGAGACTAGTGCTGAAATTTCGTGGTACTCTATTGCGTGAATTGGCCGCAATAGAAAGGGACATGACCTGGTAATCAAGTGTTTGTTTCTCTCACTTATGAGGAAATTGTCATTTTTGGTATTTGTCTTGTCTAAAGCCCACCGTACGAGAATGAGACGGGGAACCATGCTTAGCTTCTAGAAACTTTAAGCGCTTAATAGGAGTAATAATTTCAACCTTATTGTATGGTCACAAAAGTATGCTTCTAGACACTAAAATGTGAGATAACGTCATCCTAATACTATGGCCTTCCAATTTTCTTTAAACGAAACATATATATAAAAGGAAGAGGAAGAGATCTAGAGAAAGGAGTTTGGATTTGACGTAATGGGCAAACGAATAGTTAAGGTTCATGAACAATTTAAAAGGTGGGAAAAAAGGGATGACAAAGTCTAACTCCATTTCTATTTTCTCCCCAGCCCCTACTTCTTCTTTTTACACAAATCCGTAAATTATATTATTACTCGGTGAAACAATTATTTTAGCATTACCAAGGGTCGTGATGGGATGAATATGATCTCTCAATCCTTAATCGTATGTATTGGGCTCGAATTCTAGGAATGAATTTTTTTTATAGGGAGCACTCCATCTTTAATGGATCTTATACTATACGAATTTAGATTAATCGGGCCTCAAAGTATGTACCGAACACGAATCCTGATAATAGTAGCTAGCATAAGTGAGTGGTTATTTACTTGAGCCTAATTAGCTAGAGTTGTTGGGGTAACTCTAACACTTGCATATATAAAGCCTCTTCAGTTTTTGGTTAATATGGAATGCAAGCGAGCTGACTGTCTTTCCCAAGCTTCTCATCTCAGATTCTTCTAAGTAGGACTGACATTTGCTAAATTGGACCATTTTCTCATAAGTACGGAAAAACATTTGGTACGTTGGACCATTTCTTTTCTTCATTGTTTCTTTTTCACAATTTGCAATATTAACATTGAATGGGAGGGTTGGAGTAACActaaagttgtctccgtgtgacctaAGGTCACGGATTCGAGCTGTTGAAGCAGCCActgatgcttgcattagggtaagTTGTCTACATCACACCACTTGGGATACGGCCTTTTCCTAGATCCTGCCAGAATACGGAATACTTTGTGCATTAGGCtgccttttttttaaatttgcaATATTAGTATTAGCGTTCTAGTATCTCATTTATGCGATAGCCTCAAAAGGATCGTTTCATTTCCTTCACATATATATAGCTCACTTATCTTCTAGGATTCTTAGAATCAATTATGAATCTGACCATTTACTATGTTAATCATAATGTTGGGGTTCCTTTCATGTAGGTGCGACTTGTGAGAGCATATCTCTGTTCGTGAATTTAACAATAGGGGCAGGGGCAGAGATAGAATGAAACAGAAAAATCCTGCCTTGGTCTTGGACGATGTTAATGAGTTAGAACTGTCAATTAGAACTTAATATGTAATGGAAACAAATTGGATACATTACAAATTACAACCATGTAGTAGATTAGCAGTACCTAATGGAGAAAGAAAAGTACTGACCAAAAGCCAAAATTAAGAATGAAAGAATACAACTACCAGGTCTACACTATGTTTATCAAATATGTATACATACTGCAGTCCCATTACAATTCACAACTGCTCCTGGCTGACTATTAAAAGACATCAACCAAGATGAACGGTGGACAGGACGCCATTGACCAAATGAGAGAAAATCATGGCCGTCGAAGCTGGAACACTGATGAGGAGGAGGACTAACATCCCAAGAGCCAAACTAGGCCTTGTACTCAACAATTGCATTTGTAAACACCCAACCAAATTACATATTACCTCATCATAACAAGCATAATATTGCTTTTCCCATTCCATCCATTCTGCAGGTGGCTCATAATTTCTCTCAATTACCTTCATCTCATGAACTCTCTTCCTTAACACAATCATGCTTTCATCCACCAATCGCCCCCTATAATCCCAGTCACAAGAATCGTTACGTCGTGCAGAAATTTTACCCTTTGATCTTCTCAGGCTAAGCAATTTTGGATCAGAGAAAGACAAAGATGGAAGTGTACAAGACCAAAACAAGACTTTTTCCATGGCCGATATATGAGAAAATAATAATCAAGTACTGCTGAATGAATATGCATAATTTGGTTGGCTTGATTGGCTATTTATATACTAAGATGAAGTCTTAAGGGAATAACAAGATTTATGATTGGAAAGGAAAAGGAAACTACCTAGTATAGGCCAGTTGCCACATGACATTTTCTCAGATCCACATAAGGCTGACATTGCTGTTTTAATGTTCAAAGCCGACCTGACCTGGTGGATTATTTTAAGCAAGGGTCGGTGATCATATACTCTATTTTTTAGTCAGATTTGTACCACTAATATTTAATGTGCTGACTTAGCTTGAAAACTGAAAAGCGCTTTAAGTCAACTAGATGAGTTATTGAAAAATAACACCATTATTTCGGTTAGCTAGCTAGGTTGTACCAAATTAAACTTTAGATTCCATTTTATAGAAACTTCGTGGTCTACCACTGTTATGAATAAAAATAGTCAATAGGCCATGATGAAAAACGGGTTTGAGAAACTAGCAAATTTTGTGGGgaaaatgatatatatatatccgCTCTTATTTTTGCTAAATACATCAGTTACCATCACCATCTAATATACATTAGTCGTGAGAGTATTTCCTTATTCTTAGATGGTATAGTAGGTTAACACAGAAGACATTAAATTAGtacaaaatattaaagaaaaaataaaaaatattcctgATTTAAATATGCCACTAGAAACAGACGGTAGTTTTGAAGGATGGGGAGCAGTTCTAAAAGCAAAACCAAATAAATATAGTGATAAGAGCACAGAAAAAATATGTGCTTATCAAAGTGGtaaatataaagaaaaaagaaatataaGTAGTATAGATGCAGAGATATTAGCTGTAATTTACGGATTACatagttttaaattatatatattaaataaacaaGAAGTAACAATTAGAACTGATTGCGAAGCCATAGTTAAATTTCACCAGAAGATAAACGCAAAGAATAGTAGTAGAAGAAGATAGTTAAATTTTATTGATACTATATCAATATATAACTTAGTTTTTGAACAtattaaaggaaaagataataatTTAGAACGGTGTTTAATTGATAAATTATGGATAGCATATAATAAGAAAGACACTAAATATTTTATAGCGGCTCTTAATGCCTTAGGACAATATTTTACAGATAAAAACCAAGACAAAAGATTTAAGTATTATGTGGTTATACATGGTAAGACAAAGGTCTATCCAGAAGAAGACTACCCAGAACATTAACACAGGGAGAAGCGTTAAAAAAGAAGGgtataatttcaaaaaaaaaaataaaaaaatagaaaatataatcAAACAGACATTAGAAAACTTTTTTCAAGAAAAGGAAGAACAAGACAAACACATGATTAAGaatccaagtccaaatccaagtccaaatccaTAAAGGACCCAAAGTTCAGGAGAAGATGATAACTATGAAGACAACCTAAATTATCAAGATGCTCAAGATCCATATGAAAATGAGTCAGAAATGAGTTTTGATTCAATAGCTATACATAATTTAGACACATAAAAGCAAAGTCTCAGTTAAACAGCAATTAAAGAGCAtcaaagacaaaggaaaagtaaCAAGGCTGGTATACAGAGCAATAATGTTGGCGTACCaatgagaaaaataagaaagTAAAGAAGATGTGACAGGAAGAAATGCTAGTTGTGCTAAAAGACAAAAGTGACAAGTGACATAAAGTAGAGAAGATGTGACAAGAGGTA contains:
- the LOC104223723 gene encoding uncharacterized protein, translating into MEKVLFWSCTLPSLSFSDPKLLSLRRSKGKISARRNDSCDWDYRGRLVDESMIVLRKRVHEMKVIERNYEPPAEWMEWEKQYYACYDEVICNLVGCLQMQLLSTRPSLALGMLVLLLISVPASTAMIFSHLVNGVLSTVHLG